A part of Solenopsis invicta isolate M01_SB chromosome 2, UNIL_Sinv_3.0, whole genome shotgun sequence genomic DNA contains:
- the LOC120356786 gene encoding farnesyl pyrophosphate synthase-like gives TFLLQVLEYNVPGGKQFRALILIHAYQLLANEQVTKENIRLARILAWCGELMQAAGLMIDDIQDKSVLRRGQPCWYLNDNVGLSVITDALKLKNSVYYILQKYFKGKTCYVNLLETFHNIILKTLDGQILDLQLSKNFSKKLNLNLFTMDQYKCIVRNKTSYYSFVCPVFLAMNLAGIKDPEKFKQAETILLEIGHLFQVQDDFLDFFGDSEAIGKDSTDIQQGKCTWFIVMALQRATPEQREILEQCYGFSDPEKVKCVKQLFNDLDLHKVCISYTEQAFNLLRERIQEMSCGLPHCFFLDILNILYRRRS, from the exons acatttctattaCAGGTATTAGAATATAATGTGCCAGGAGGAAAACAATTTAGAGCATTAATACTAATACATGCATATCAGTTATTGGCAAATGAACaagttacaaaagaaaatattcgtCTAGCACGGATTTTAGCATGGTGTGGGGAACTG ATGCAAGCTGCTGGTCTCATGATTGACGATATTCAAGACAAATCAGTACTTCGTCGAGGACAACCATGTTGGTATCTAAACGATAATGTAGGGTTGTCGGTAATAACTGATgctctaaaattgaaaaattctgtatattatatactacaaaagtatttcaaaGGGAAAACCTGCTATGTTAATCTACTAGAAACATTCCATAAT atcatattaaaaacattagatGGCCAAATATTAGATCTACAGTTGTCTAAAAATTTTAGCAAGAAGCTAAATCTGAACTTATTCACAATGGATCAATACAAGTGTATTGTCAGGAACAAAACGTCGTATTATTCATTTGTTTGTCCAGTATTCCTAGCAATGAattta GCTGGAATAAAAGACCCAGAAAAGTTTAAGCAAGCAGAAACGATTTTATTGGAAATTGGACATTTATTCCAAGTCCAAGATGACTTTTTGGATTTCTTTGGAGATTCAGAAGCCATTGGCAAAGATAGCACTGATATACAGCAAGGAAAATGTACGTGGTTTATCGTAATGGCTCTTCAACGCGCGACTCCGGAACAGCGTGAAATTTTAGAA CAGTGTTACGGATTTTCGGATCCGGAAAAGGTTAAATGCGTGAAACAACTGTTTAACGATTTAGATTTACATAAAGTATGTATATCGTACACAGAACAGGCATTTAATCTATTACGTGAACGTATACAGGAAATGTCATGTGGGCTCCCGCATTGTTTTTTCTTGGACATATTAAACATACTTTATCGCAGAAGATCATAA